Part of the Catalinimonas alkaloidigena genome is shown below.
TATGTTTAAGGGGGGGATGCCCACAAACTGTTCATCATTCGCAATATCTTTTGCCCACACATAACTAAGCATGGCCTGAGAATGAATGTTGGAAGTATGGTAGTACTCAATACTGGCATCCAGGCCTGCAAACAAGGCATCATCCTGATCGTAAATGAAGAAAGGAAAAGCCCCCCTTACGGTCTGGGTAATCCCCGCTGGTTTTGTATAAATATAATTGCGGATATAATTAACATAGCCAGTGAACTCTGCTCTTACCAATTCGTGATTGATCTCATAGGTATTGATCCATTTAATGCCCATTTCAGCAGGAGCGGCCTTATCATCCTGATCCAGAATCTGATCGTTGATAACATCATTGCTTTCATCCATCTGATATCTCCATAAGCCATATTCAATGGAGGCCTGATGTTTACCAAAACTATAAAGCTCTGAAACATTAGGCGGACGCCAGGCTGTACCAATGTTGCTTCTAAAAAGATGATCATTTTGCAAAGGTTTGATCAAACCAAGCGTGGCAGTCATATTTTGGAATGAAAGCTCATTGCGGTATATTTCATTATCAGTCGCTCTTCCACGAATTGAATTGTACTGAAAATCATACCTGAGTCCCCATTCCAGACGCATTTCATCAAGGTTTTTGCTTTCAATCAGGTAAAAACCAATACGGGAGAAATTGTAGTTGGGGATGAAAGGGATGGTATTAGTACCGGGGAGGTTATTGTTGTCCTGGTAAATGGTTTGGATACCCAGGCTTCCTTCCCAAGCAAATAAATCCGGATGCTTCCACTCCAAATCTAGCGTCTGACTCATTAATTCCAGATTAATGGCAGGACTTTCATTATTAGCACCTCGTCTCACATCAAACTCCAGGCGTTGGTTTTTTTGGAAGGCATAGATAAGCTCAAGTGACTGGTTATCACCACTAATCACTCCTTTCAGTTTGAATACATCATGCTGTACCTGCTGCCGGGGGTTATCAATCTGGTAATTGAAGTCAGCCGTATACAGAGGAGGAGATGATTTGATGGCTAAAGCCAGATCTTCCAGATTACCAGTTACTGATCCTCTTAATATGCCCAGGTTTTGGTTAAAATGACTATAGGAAGCATAAAGGTCAAGAGTTTTCCAGTGGTAGCGCGTACCCAGTGACATGCTCGTTTCTCTTTTGCCAGTATTTGAAAGCACATAATCAGGAGCATGTACATCTCCCTGATACGTGTTGGATGCCTGCGCCTGAACACTAAATTTATGAAAGCCCTTTTGCAATCTGATATGTCCATCGGCTGAGCGGCCATTAGACTTTCCTACCAGGTTTACTTCACCGGAAAAAGGGGTAAGTAACTCCAGCTTGTTTGGGTTAATGATCAATACTCCTCCCAATGCATCAGGACCGTAACGAACTGTTGCGGCACCTTTTACCACACTGATCTGATTTGCCATAGATGGGTCAATTTCAGGCGCATGTTCTACTCCCCAGTTTTGAAATTCATGTCTTACGCCATTGTTGACGATCAGTACCCGATTGCTGTGCAAACCGTGAATAATAGGTTTTACTATGTTTTGTCCTGTTTTAAGTGTAGATACACCGCTGATATTACTGGCGAGATCTCCTAATGATTCAGATTGATTCTGTCTAAATGTGTTTGAAGAAAGCTGGCTGACTGTACCGGAAAATAATGCGCCTTCCTGTATATCTCCTTCTACGATCACACTCTCTAAAGTCACACTGTCGGCTGCCATTAAAATCTTCGGAACTTCATGATAGGTATCATGGTGGTGTATCACCTTTTTATAGCCTACATAAGTAACGATCAGGTCAAATTCTTTTTGACAAAGTTTATTGATCATAAAATGGCCATTCTGATCGGTGAAAGTACCTGTTTTGCTCTCTTTCACCTGTACACTGGCATAGGGGAGGGGCTCCTGGGTACGTAGGTCTAACACATAGCCTTCTACATGATACAGACAGCTATCTTTGTTAGCAGCGTTTTCTGGCTGCGCAATAACATTGATAGCAGCAAAAAAAAATAATGGCAGACTTAATAAAAAATAAAGTGGATGCTTCATGAGTGGCTACAAGATTTGCAATAGCCCTTGACCACCATTTCAACCTCCTGCACCTGATAACCTTGTGGAAGGCTTACTTTGGGTATCATTTGTTCGGGAAGGCATGAGGTTTTTCCGCAGGCATTACAAGTAAAATGGATATGTTCCTCATGTATGGCTTCTATACTGCTTTGGTCTGCAGCAGTGAAGTCTTCAGAAACAGTAGTTTGATCCAGTACTTTTCTTATGTGTTCAGATAAGCCATACAAAGCCGCACCGCCATCACTGGGAATAGGATGTATGATGTTTTTCTCTATGAAAGAATTTAATGTACGATATATAGTGACCCTGTCATACTGAGGCAATCTGGTTTCAAGATCTTTAGCCGATAAGGCGAAAGATGCATCAAAAAAGAACACAATAATATCAGTTCTGCACTTGGTAAAGCGCAATTTATGCTGGTGAAATAAGCTTTCCAGAAATTGTTGGTCCATGCCGCAAGTTACTTAATGTGCAATAAAGTTGCATGTAATCAACTGCAAAAATATGGTATTAATTCATTTTAACGCTATCTAAGTAAGCAACATGGTATTGGTAAGGTTGTGAATAGCGATATGTAATTTAATGTACACCCATGAGTCTTAGCGCTGATGATGTAATGATTTATACTAAATGTGATCAATGATGTCCACTACCTGATCTATTTCTTCAAGCGTATTGAAATAATGGGGAGATAACCTGACTACCCAATCTATTCCTTTTTTGTCAAAATCTAGTAGCGCACTGCTCCTGTTTGCAGTAGAATAAATCACATTTTCGGCATCTAGTTTAGCCTGGATCTGCTCCAGGCTTTTACCTTCTTTTTGTAAGCTTATGATATTGCACTTGCGAGTCCCCTGGTCAAATAATCTTACTCCTGATAGTGCAGAAAGCCTTTTGCGCAGATGCCGAGAAATTTTCTGGTTGTATATTTCAATATCCTTCAAGCCAATAAGGTTAGCATACGCTACGGCCTCTTTCAATCCTAACAACAAGGCATAGGGCAGTTCCCAGCTTTCAAACCTTCTGGCATTTTCAAGCATTGAATAATGATTATCCGAATCCCAGTTTGCCCCCCTTAGGTCAATATATAAAGGAGCATATCCCTTCTTCAGGAGTTTGTCGGAAACATATAAAAAGCCGGTTCCTCGTGGACCTCGCAGATACTTTCTGCCGGTAACACTCATGAAGTCACACTTTATTTGTTGTACATCTACGACCATTTGCCCTACAGATTGACAAGCGTCCAGGAGATAAAGCACATCATATTTTTCACAAATTTTGCCTATACCTGCTGCATCCTGCACTAATCCTGAGTTGGTAGGTACATGGGTGATAGCGACAAGTTTGGGATGATGTTTCTGAATTTGCTTTTCCAAATCTTCCAGGTCAATGTCTCCGCTGTTCAGGTTTTTAGCTCTTACAATGCTGATCTTAAATCTTTGCTGTAGCGAAATGAAATGAATCTGGTTGGAAACATAGTCGTCATCTGAGGTTAAGATAACATCTCCTGCTTCAAATGAAAGGGAAGATAAAGCTTTGGCGTATGCCTCAGTAGCACTAAAAGCAAACGCAATTTGATTGGATTCAGCATTGATAAGCTTTGCCACGTCCTGATAAAATGTATTTATCGCATGCTCCTGTAAATCAGCTACTTTATAACCTCCAAGTTTTGCTTCTTCTTCCAAATACTGTTGTATGCCAGCCACTACTTTAGCAGGCATCAAAGAAGAACCAGCACTATTAAGAAACAACTTATTTTGACATGCCGGAGTATCTTTTCTGATTTGCTCAATATTAAACTGCATATCTAAAAATAAAAACTCCTGTCTCAGGAACCAACATTCTTGTAGCCATGCGCTGAAAATCAAGTGGCATAGCAGACTAAGTTTGATAATCCAATCAAACCCCGTATTAGGACTTAAGTGTATTTTCAGGATGCCTTAGTCTGTACCTGATATTTCTTCCTAAGTAACAGTTCAAAAACAAACTAAAAATTTTATGCAATTCGTAGGAACATTAGTTATATTTAGTTGAAGCAGGTTAAAGTCCTTAAAATTGACATGAGGGGAAAATTTCTAAGGGTGCATTGA
Proteins encoded:
- a CDS encoding TonB-dependent receptor — encoded protein: MKHPLYFLLSLPLFFFAAINVIAQPENAANKDSCLYHVEGYVLDLRTQEPLPYASVQVKESKTGTFTDQNGHFMINKLCQKEFDLIVTYVGYKKVIHHHDTYHEVPKILMAADSVTLESVIVEGDIQEGALFSGTVSQLSSNTFRQNQSESLGDLASNISGVSTLKTGQNIVKPIIHGLHSNRVLIVNNGVRHEFQNWGVEHAPEIDPSMANQISVVKGAATVRYGPDALGGVLIINPNKLELLTPFSGEVNLVGKSNGRSADGHIRLQKGFHKFSVQAQASNTYQGDVHAPDYVLSNTGKRETSMSLGTRYHWKTLDLYASYSHFNQNLGILRGSVTGNLEDLALAIKSSPPLYTADFNYQIDNPRQQVQHDVFKLKGVISGDNQSLELIYAFQKNQRLEFDVRRGANNESPAINLELMSQTLDLEWKHPDLFAWEGSLGIQTIYQDNNNLPGTNTIPFIPNYNFSRIGFYLIESKNLDEMRLEWGLRYDFQYNSIRGRATDNEIYRNELSFQNMTATLGLIKPLQNDHLFRSNIGTAWRPPNVSELYSFGKHQASIEYGLWRYQMDESNDVINDQILDQDDKAAPAEMGIKWINTYEINHELVRAEFTGYVNYIRNYIYTKPAGITQTVRGAFPFFIYDQDDALFAGLDASIEYYHTSNIHSQAMLSYVWAKDIANDEQFVGIPPLNIQYSYHQSLRKFAFIDQHSWNASLSYTFQQFQAPPVVSIEEILEAQENDANIFDENASNFDLLPPPECYLMFNLGWNAQVNRFNIGFRVKNVLNTSYRTYTDRLRYFADDLGRNYVLQLRYQF
- a CDS encoding Fur family transcriptional regulator, producing MDQQFLESLFHQHKLRFTKCRTDIIVFFFDASFALSAKDLETRLPQYDRVTIYRTLNSFIEKNIIHPIPSDGGAALYGLSEHIRKVLDQTTVSEDFTAADQSSIEAIHEEHIHFTCNACGKTSCLPEQMIPKVSLPQGYQVQEVEMVVKGYCKSCSHS
- a CDS encoding aminotransferase class V-fold PLP-dependent enzyme, whose translation is MQFNIEQIRKDTPACQNKLFLNSAGSSLMPAKVVAGIQQYLEEEAKLGGYKVADLQEHAINTFYQDVAKLINAESNQIAFAFSATEAYAKALSSLSFEAGDVILTSDDDYVSNQIHFISLQQRFKISIVRAKNLNSGDIDLEDLEKQIQKHHPKLVAITHVPTNSGLVQDAAGIGKICEKYDVLYLLDACQSVGQMVVDVQQIKCDFMSVTGRKYLRGPRGTGFLYVSDKLLKKGYAPLYIDLRGANWDSDNHYSMLENARRFESWELPYALLLGLKEAVAYANLIGLKDIEIYNQKISRHLRKRLSALSGVRLFDQGTRKCNIISLQKEGKSLEQIQAKLDAENVIYSTANRSSALLDFDKKGIDWVVRLSPHYFNTLEEIDQVVDIIDHI